In Luteitalea sp. TBR-22, one genomic interval encodes:
- a CDS encoding acyltransferase family protein produces MPAPSRQAAVAVAPAGSPRLLFIDALRGFDMFWITGGDLLCRALAAWLGWHWLDYHFEHRPWEGFVFYDLIFPLFVFIVGIVLPMSLRRYEGNPSAAYPRILRRFVLLMVLGWINWGLLQFDFAEMRWPGVLQRIAICYLFAALAVLHLKARGQAILAAGLLLGYWALLAFVPAPGFRAYDLSPEGNLVGYVDRLLIPGKFCCYPYGDNEGLLSNIPAISTCLLGVLTGWWLTQARPAMAKVRGLVLAGIASLVVGLAWSTVFPIIKNLWTGSYVMIAAGWSLLLVALFYWLIDIHGARRWAYFFVVIGMNAITIYVAQEFINFPDISKFFLGGVASLVGGAGPVLLALGAVAARWIFLDYLYKNGTFLKV; encoded by the coding sequence GTGCCTGCCCCGTCGCGCCAGGCCGCCGTCGCGGTTGCACCCGCTGGGTCGCCCCGGCTCCTGTTCATCGACGCCCTGCGGGGCTTCGACATGTTCTGGATCACCGGCGGCGACCTCCTGTGCCGCGCGTTGGCGGCATGGCTGGGCTGGCATTGGCTCGACTACCACTTCGAGCATCGCCCGTGGGAAGGGTTCGTCTTCTACGACCTGATCTTCCCGCTCTTCGTCTTCATCGTCGGCATCGTCCTGCCGATGTCCCTCAGGCGCTACGAGGGCAACCCGTCGGCCGCCTACCCGCGCATCCTGCGCCGGTTCGTGCTCCTGATGGTCCTCGGCTGGATCAACTGGGGGCTGCTGCAGTTCGATTTCGCCGAGATGCGCTGGCCGGGCGTGCTGCAGCGCATCGCCATCTGCTACCTGTTTGCCGCCCTCGCGGTGTTGCACCTCAAGGCCCGCGGGCAGGCGATCCTCGCGGCCGGCCTGCTGCTCGGGTACTGGGCGCTGCTCGCGTTCGTGCCGGCGCCCGGCTTCCGCGCCTACGACCTCTCTCCCGAGGGCAACCTCGTGGGCTACGTGGATCGCCTCCTGATCCCCGGCAAGTTCTGCTGCTATCCGTACGGCGACAACGAGGGCCTGCTCTCGAACATCCCGGCAATCAGCACGTGCCTCTTGGGAGTGCTCACGGGGTGGTGGCTGACGCAGGCGCGGCCGGCGATGGCCAAGGTGCGCGGGTTGGTGCTCGCCGGCATCGCGAGCCTGGTCGTCGGGCTGGCGTGGTCGACGGTGTTCCCGATCATCAAGAACCTCTGGACCGGCTCGTACGTGATGATCGCGGCCGGCTGGAGCCTGCTGCTCGTGGCGCTGTTCTACTGGCTGATCGACATCCACGGGGCGCGACGCTGGGCGTACTTCTTCGTGGTGATCGGGATGAACGCGATCACCATCTATGTCGCCCAGGAGTTCATCAACTTCCCGGACATCTCGAAGTTCTTCCTCGGGGGCGTCGCGTCGCTGGTGGGCGGTGCGGGGCCGGTGCTACTGGCCCTCGGCGCCGTGGCCGCGCGCTGGATCTTCCTGGACTACCTGTACAAGAACGGCACGTTCCTGAAGGTCTAG
- a CDS encoding radical SAM protein, which produces MDTQLALFERALTTRGVADLVKAHGVEALTAAQRRADDARYQEVVCRSALNRTKGMPFRWTLNPYRGCTHACQYCFARRYQTQLEMGAGDQFSSYIFVKRNVADVLARELARPSWRPELVAVGTATDPYQPIEGRYRLTRACLEHLDRADTPIGLVTKGPLVVRDADILARLSARGLATVYVSVPTVDDAWERLEPGTAPPMQRLRAVRRLLDAGVRAGVLMSPLVPGFTTHPSRIEATLRAMADLDVPLLGGNVLYLEDGSRDHFLQFLEAEAPHLLEKYGRLYVRKYPDPSYAAQVKGVLAALRARYANRRTPGEDVRRQTDWIADEL; this is translated from the coding sequence ATGGACACCCAACTCGCCCTCTTCGAGCGGGCACTCACCACGCGCGGCGTGGCCGACCTCGTGAAAGCACACGGCGTGGAGGCGCTGACCGCCGCCCAACGACGCGCCGACGACGCGCGCTACCAGGAGGTGGTGTGCCGCTCGGCGCTGAACCGCACGAAGGGCATGCCTTTCCGCTGGACCCTGAACCCCTATCGCGGATGCACGCACGCGTGCCAGTACTGCTTCGCCCGGCGCTACCAGACGCAGCTGGAGATGGGGGCCGGCGACCAGTTCTCCTCGTACATCTTCGTGAAGCGCAACGTCGCCGACGTGCTCGCCCGCGAACTGGCGCGCCCGTCGTGGCGCCCCGAGCTCGTGGCGGTCGGGACGGCCACCGACCCGTACCAACCCATCGAGGGCCGCTACCGGCTCACGCGCGCGTGCCTCGAACACCTCGACCGCGCCGACACCCCCATCGGCCTGGTCACCAAGGGACCGCTGGTCGTGCGCGACGCCGACATCCTGGCTCGCCTCTCGGCTCGCGGTCTGGCCACCGTGTACGTGAGCGTCCCCACGGTCGACGATGCCTGGGAGCGGCTCGAGCCGGGCACGGCGCCGCCGATGCAGCGCCTGCGGGCGGTGCGGCGACTGCTCGACGCGGGAGTCAGGGCCGGGGTGCTCATGAGCCCGCTGGTGCCCGGGTTCACCACGCATCCGTCGCGCATCGAGGCGACCCTGCGCGCGATGGCGGATCTGGACGTGCCGCTGCTCGGCGGCAACGTGCTGTACCTCGAGGACGGCAGCCGAGACCACTTCCTGCAGTTCCTGGAAGCGGAGGCTCCGCACCTGCTCGAGAAGTACGGACGGCTCTACGTGCGCAAGTACCCCGACCCGTCGTATGCCGCGCAGGTCAAGGGCGTGCTCGCGGCGCTGCGGGCCCGATACGCGAACCGCCGCACGCCCGGCGAGGACGTGCGGCGGCAAACGGACTGGATTGCCGATGAACTGTGA
- a CDS encoding zinc metalloprotease HtpX — MSSSLKTAALLGLLSALFLYLGQLMGGQSGLIIAFLFAMVMNFGSYWFSDRIVLAMHQAKEVGPGHPLHQLTAELAQRAQLPMPRVYVIPDQSPNAFATGRNPQHAAVAATEGIMRVLSRDELAGVMAHELAHVKHRDILISSVAATIAAAIMMVARMAQFASMFGGHSRSDDGEGNSPIALLVGIFVAPIAAMLIQTAISRSREFAADAGGAAIAGSPVGLASALRKIEAYSQRVPMDSNPAMAHMYIMKPFSVRGLFSLFSTHPPTEQRINALMGRNL; from the coding sequence ATGTCCAGTTCCTTGAAGACTGCCGCGTTGCTGGGCCTGCTCAGCGCGCTTTTCCTGTACCTCGGCCAGCTCATGGGCGGGCAGAGCGGGCTGATCATCGCCTTCCTGTTCGCCATGGTCATGAACTTCGGGTCGTACTGGTTCTCCGACCGCATCGTCCTGGCCATGCACCAGGCCAAGGAGGTGGGGCCCGGCCACCCGTTGCACCAACTGACGGCGGAACTGGCGCAGCGCGCGCAGCTGCCGATGCCCCGCGTCTACGTCATCCCCGACCAGTCGCCCAACGCCTTCGCGACGGGACGCAACCCGCAGCACGCAGCCGTGGCGGCCACCGAAGGCATCATGCGCGTGCTCAGCCGCGACGAGCTCGCGGGGGTGATGGCGCACGAGCTCGCGCACGTCAAGCACCGCGACATCCTGATCAGCTCGGTTGCCGCGACAATCGCCGCCGCGATCATGATGGTGGCGCGCATGGCGCAGTTTGCCAGCATGTTCGGCGGGCACTCGCGGTCCGACGATGGAGAGGGCAACAGCCCGATCGCGTTGCTGGTCGGCATCTTCGTGGCGCCGATCGCGGCGATGCTGATCCAGACGGCGATCTCGCGGTCGCGCGAGTTCGCGGCCGACGCCGGCGGCGCCGCCATCGCCGGGTCGCCGGTGGGGCTGGCCAGCGCGTTGCGCAAGATCGAGGCCTACAGCCAGCGGGTGCCGATGGACTCCAACCCGGCCATGGCGCACATGTACATCATGAAGCCGTTCAGCGTGCGCGGGCTGTTCTCGCTGTTCAGTACCCACCCGCCGACCGAGCAGCGGATCAACGCCCTCATGGGAAGAAACCTGTAA
- the thiC gene encoding phosphomethylpyrimidine synthase ThiC: MSKTPAATTPLLTYEEAFPGSRKVYLEGELGTRVPMREIVLSGGNAPVRVYDTSGPQGIDVREGLPRLRQPWIEQRGDTVEEPRFLRLDSWKREMPPALAARTRTRRRASGSQAITQLAYARRGEVTPEMAYIATRESLTPEFVREEVARGRAIIPANVNHPELEPMIIGRNFLVKINANIGNSAVSSSIEEEVDKLRWSTLWGADTVMDLSTGKDIHETREWILRNSAVPIGTVPIYQALEKVGGRPEELTWELYRDTLIEQAEQGVDYFTVHAGVLLRYIPMTARRVTGIVSRGGSILAKWCLAHHKENFLYTHFREICEIMRAYDVSFSLGDGLRPGSIADANDAAQFGELQTQGELTRIAWEYDVQVMNEGPGHVPMHLIKENMEKQLEWCAEAPFYTLGPLTTDIAPGYDHITSAIGAAMIGWYGTAMLCYVTPKEHLGLPNRDDVKAGVIAYKIAAHAADLAKGHPQARVWDDALSRARFEFRWNDQFNLALDPVTARAYHDETLPAEGAKVAHFCSMCGPKFCSMEITQQVRDYAAAKGLEEAQALEAGLQEKAADFKHVGEIYVKQG, from the coding sequence GTGTCGAAGACCCCCGCGGCCACCACTCCGCTGCTGACGTACGAAGAGGCGTTCCCAGGCTCGCGCAAGGTGTACCTGGAGGGCGAGCTCGGCACGCGCGTGCCGATGCGCGAGATCGTGCTGTCGGGTGGCAACGCGCCGGTGCGCGTGTACGACACGAGCGGCCCGCAGGGCATCGACGTGCGCGAGGGCCTGCCGCGGCTGCGGCAGCCGTGGATCGAGCAGCGCGGCGACACGGTCGAGGAGCCGCGTTTCCTGCGTCTCGACTCGTGGAAGCGCGAGATGCCGCCGGCGCTGGCCGCGCGGACGCGGACGCGGCGTCGCGCCTCCGGCAGCCAGGCCATCACGCAGCTGGCGTACGCCCGCCGCGGCGAGGTCACGCCGGAGATGGCCTACATCGCCACCCGCGAGAGCCTGACGCCCGAGTTCGTGCGCGAGGAAGTGGCGCGCGGCCGCGCCATCATCCCGGCCAACGTCAACCACCCCGAGCTCGAGCCGATGATCATCGGCCGCAACTTCCTCGTGAAGATCAACGCCAACATCGGCAACTCCGCCGTGTCGTCGTCGATCGAGGAGGAGGTCGACAAGCTGCGCTGGTCGACGCTCTGGGGCGCCGACACCGTGATGGACCTGTCGACCGGCAAGGACATCCACGAGACGCGCGAGTGGATCCTGCGCAACAGCGCGGTGCCGATCGGCACCGTGCCGATCTACCAGGCGCTCGAGAAGGTCGGCGGCCGTCCCGAGGAACTCACCTGGGAGCTGTATCGCGACACGCTCATCGAGCAGGCCGAGCAGGGGGTGGACTACTTCACCGTCCACGCCGGCGTGCTGCTGCGCTACATCCCGATGACGGCGCGACGGGTCACCGGCATCGTGTCGCGTGGCGGCTCGATCCTCGCCAAGTGGTGCCTCGCGCACCACAAGGAGAACTTCCTCTACACGCACTTCCGCGAGATCTGCGAGATCATGCGCGCCTACGACGTCTCGTTCTCGCTCGGCGACGGCCTGCGTCCGGGCTCGATCGCCGACGCCAACGACGCCGCGCAGTTCGGCGAGCTGCAGACGCAGGGCGAGCTCACCAGGATCGCGTGGGAGTACGACGTGCAGGTGATGAACGAGGGCCCCGGCCACGTGCCCATGCACCTGATCAAGGAGAACATGGAGAAGCAGCTCGAGTGGTGCGCCGAGGCGCCCTTCTACACGCTCGGGCCGCTCACCACCGACATCGCGCCGGGCTACGACCACATCACGTCGGCGATCGGCGCCGCGATGATCGGCTGGTACGGCACGGCGATGCTCTGCTACGTGACGCCGAAGGAGCACCTCGGCCTGCCCAACCGCGACGACGTCAAGGCCGGCGTGATCGCGTACAAGATCGCGGCCCACGCCGCCGACCTCGCCAAGGGCCACCCGCAGGCGCGCGTGTGGGACGACGCGCTGTCCAGGGCGCGCTTCGAGTTCCGCTGGAACGACCAGTTCAACCTCGCGCTCGACCCGGTGACGGCGCGCGCCTACCACGACGAGACGCTGCCGGCCGAGGGCGCCAAGGTCGCGCACTTCTGCTCGATGTGCGGGCCGAAATTCTGCTCGATGGAGATCACGCAGCAGGTGCGCGACTACGCGGCGGCCAAGGGGCTCGAGGAGGCGCAGGCTCTCGAGGCGGGCCTGCAGGAGAAGGCCGCCGACTTCAAGCATGTCGGCGAGATTTACGTGAAGCAGGGGTAA
- a CDS encoding ATP-dependent RNA helicase, giving the protein MSPLPPLPIDAHLDAVREALRAHRAAVLVATPGAGKTTRVPPALAGDGQVLVLQPRRAAARALARRVAEEQGWTLGREVGWHVRFEPRFSRDTRVLFATEGILTARLQQDPLLDGIRTVVLDEFHERSVHADLGLALVKQAWLARDDLRVLVMSATLDAGPVSAYLADCPVIEVPGDAHPLAVTYAPDRPLSAVVDDLLLQQEGNVLCFLPGAREIDDAQRALTRLATSRGVQVLPLHGALPPDAQDAVLLPGRERRVVLATNIAETSVTVPGVRAVVDTGWQKVARYDAARGIDTLQSERVTRDAADQRAGRAARLGPGVAVRLWDERDRLRPFRDPDITRIDLAPVLLAILAWGGRLDDFEWFDAPPAHRQRDAIVLLERLGAAAGGSVTALGRRMARMPLPPRLARLVLAADAHPDACLAAALLGEGRLPTPDGRTTSSDLLSLLPGARALPHLARAASAIGRAAADEAPSHARQAGPIAEDVLGRAVLAGFPDRVAQRRVPNGEALLLATGTGARLSAASGVREALHLVALEVRTVEGRDAQVSLASAVEKDWLTPTGTTREPRVDEQGRLRVVVRRRYHALTLSERQEGPGPDDHGVLAAAWFDRPRSEADTQLLARLAFCGIDVDLPALVREAAASVDTLAAIDIEAALPWGTRQRLLTEAPARLPLPSGRTAALTYTDDGSVRAAVKLQELFGLAETPRLGPRREPVLFELLAPNGRPVQSTRDLRSFWTTTYAEVRKELRGRYPKHPWPEDPWTATPTHRTKGHR; this is encoded by the coding sequence GTGAGTCCGCTGCCGCCCCTGCCCATCGATGCGCACCTCGACGCGGTGCGCGAGGCGTTGCGGGCGCATCGCGCCGCCGTGCTGGTCGCGACGCCCGGCGCGGGCAAGACGACCCGCGTGCCGCCGGCGCTGGCCGGTGACGGGCAGGTGCTCGTGCTGCAGCCCCGCCGGGCGGCGGCGCGCGCCCTGGCGCGGCGGGTCGCCGAGGAGCAGGGCTGGACGCTGGGCCGCGAGGTCGGCTGGCACGTGCGGTTCGAGCCGCGCTTCAGCCGCGACACACGGGTGTTGTTCGCCACCGAGGGCATCCTCACCGCCCGCCTGCAGCAGGATCCCCTGCTCGACGGCATTCGCACCGTCGTCCTCGACGAGTTCCACGAGCGCAGCGTGCACGCCGACCTCGGCCTGGCGCTGGTCAAGCAGGCCTGGCTGGCGCGCGACGACCTGCGCGTGCTCGTGATGTCGGCGACGCTCGATGCCGGGCCGGTCTCGGCCTACCTCGCAGACTGCCCCGTCATCGAGGTGCCGGGCGATGCCCACCCGCTCGCCGTGACCTACGCCCCCGACCGGCCGCTGTCCGCCGTCGTCGACGACCTGCTGCTGCAGCAGGAGGGCAACGTGCTGTGCTTCCTGCCGGGCGCGCGCGAGATCGACGATGCGCAGCGGGCACTGACGCGCCTGGCCACGAGCCGCGGCGTGCAGGTGCTGCCGCTGCACGGGGCGTTGCCACCGGACGCGCAGGACGCGGTCCTGCTGCCGGGTCGGGAACGGCGGGTGGTGCTCGCCACCAACATCGCCGAGACCTCGGTCACCGTCCCCGGAGTCCGCGCCGTCGTCGACACGGGATGGCAGAAGGTGGCGCGCTACGACGCCGCGCGCGGCATCGACACGCTGCAGTCCGAGCGGGTCACGCGCGATGCGGCCGACCAGCGAGCCGGCCGGGCCGCGCGCCTCGGCCCCGGCGTGGCGGTCCGCCTGTGGGACGAGCGCGATCGCCTGCGCCCGTTCCGCGACCCCGACATCACGCGCATCGATCTGGCGCCCGTGCTCCTGGCCATCCTCGCGTGGGGCGGGCGCCTCGACGACTTCGAGTGGTTCGACGCGCCGCCCGCCCACCGCCAGCGCGACGCGATCGTGCTCCTCGAACGACTCGGCGCGGCGGCTGGCGGCAGCGTGACCGCCCTGGGACGGCGAATGGCGAGGATGCCGCTCCCGCCCCGGCTCGCGCGGCTCGTGCTCGCCGCGGACGCGCACCCGGACGCCTGCCTGGCGGCGGCCCTGCTCGGCGAGGGGCGCCTGCCGACGCCGGACGGTCGGACGACCTCCTCGGACCTGCTGTCGCTGCTGCCGGGCGCGCGCGCCTTGCCGCACCTGGCGCGGGCGGCCAGTGCCATCGGCCGCGCCGCCGCCGACGAGGCGCCGAGTCACGCTCGGCAGGCGGGTCCGATCGCCGAGGACGTGCTCGGGCGGGCGGTGCTCGCGGGTTTTCCGGACCGGGTCGCCCAGCGCCGCGTGCCGAACGGCGAGGCGCTGCTGCTGGCTACCGGCACCGGAGCGCGGTTGTCTGCGGCCAGCGGCGTGCGCGAGGCCCTTCACCTCGTGGCCCTCGAGGTGCGGACGGTAGAAGGCCGCGACGCGCAGGTGTCGCTCGCGAGTGCCGTCGAGAAGGACTGGCTCACGCCGACCGGCACGACGCGCGAGCCGCGCGTCGACGAGCAGGGTCGCCTGCGCGTCGTGGTGCGGCGCCGATATCACGCGCTCACCCTGTCGGAACGTCAGGAAGGCCCTGGCCCTGACGACCACGGCGTACTTGCCGCGGCCTGGTTCGACAGGCCGCGATCGGAGGCCGACACGCAGCTGCTCGCGCGACTCGCCTTCTGCGGGATCGACGTGGACCTGCCGGCGCTGGTGCGCGAAGCCGCCGCCAGCGTCGACACGCTGGCGGCCATCGACATCGAAGCCGCGCTACCGTGGGGCACGCGCCAGCGCCTGCTGACCGAAGCGCCGGCGCGGCTTCCGTTGCCGAGCGGTCGCACGGCGGCGCTGACCTACACCGACGACGGCAGCGTGCGCGCCGCCGTCAAGCTGCAGGAACTGTTCGGACTGGCGGAGACCCCGCGCCTCGGACCTCGTCGGGAGCCCGTGCTCTTCGAGCTGCTGGCGCCCAACGGGCGGCCGGTGCAGTCCACCCGCGATCTCCGCAGCTTCTGGACGACCACCTACGCCGAAGTGCGCAAGGAACTGCGGGGCCGCTACCCGAAGCACCCCTGGCCCGAGGACCCCTGGACGGCCACGCCGACGCACCGGACCAAGGGACACAGGTAG
- a CDS encoding class I SAM-dependent rRNA methyltransferase, which translates to MSSAPSPRSNLAVLSRKGADRVRAGHPWIYRSDVTDLQAEPGAVVEVRDGRGAPLGRALSSSESQITLRMLTRDATPVDRAFWRGRLAAAIAVRERLAIDATAMRLVHGEADLLPSLIVDRYDDVLVAQTLSQGTDAHRDLIVELLVELLQPRGVLLRNDPKVRTLEGLPQEVTLAYGEVPPQVEVREGPVRYLVDPWHGQKTGLFLDQSENHAVAAGYARGRALDAFSYHGGFALRMAPHVEHVLALDASADAVAAIAANASRQGLGNVEAREANVFDALREFERGDERFDTIVLDPPAFAKHKGAIPKAVSGYKDINLRALRLLKPGGHLITCTCSAHVDEGMFGSIILSAATDAQIPVVVVEKRMQARDHPVLLGVPETYYLKCFVLRRAG; encoded by the coding sequence ATGTCCTCCGCACCCTCGCCCCGTTCGAACCTCGCCGTCCTCTCCCGCAAGGGGGCAGACCGCGTGCGCGCGGGCCACCCCTGGATCTACCGCTCCGACGTCACCGACCTGCAAGCCGAGCCGGGCGCCGTCGTCGAGGTCCGTGACGGTCGAGGCGCGCCCCTCGGCCGCGCGCTGTCGTCGAGCGAGTCGCAGATCACGCTGCGGATGCTCACCCGCGACGCGACGCCCGTGGACCGGGCGTTCTGGCGCGGCCGCCTTGCCGCGGCGATTGCGGTCCGCGAGCGGCTCGCGATCGACGCCACGGCCATGCGACTCGTGCACGGCGAGGCCGACCTCCTCCCGTCGCTGATCGTCGACCGCTACGACGACGTGCTGGTCGCGCAGACGCTGTCGCAAGGCACCGACGCCCACCGCGACCTCATCGTCGAGCTGCTGGTCGAGCTGCTGCAGCCCCGCGGCGTGCTGCTGCGCAACGACCCGAAGGTGCGCACCCTCGAGGGACTGCCGCAGGAGGTCACGCTGGCCTACGGCGAGGTGCCGCCACAGGTGGAGGTGCGCGAGGGGCCGGTGCGGTACCTGGTCGACCCCTGGCACGGCCAGAAGACCGGCCTGTTCCTCGACCAGAGCGAGAACCACGCGGTGGCGGCCGGCTACGCCCGCGGCCGTGCGCTCGATGCCTTCAGCTACCACGGGGGCTTCGCGCTGCGGATGGCGCCGCATGTGGAGCACGTGCTGGCGCTCGACGCCTCGGCCGACGCCGTCGCGGCGATCGCCGCCAACGCGTCGCGGCAGGGCCTCGGCAACGTCGAGGCGCGCGAGGCCAACGTCTTCGACGCGCTGCGCGAGTTCGAGCGCGGCGACGAGCGGTTCGACACGATCGTGCTCGACCCGCCGGCCTTCGCCAAGCACAAGGGCGCGATCCCCAAGGCGGTCAGCGGCTACAAGGACATCAACCTGCGCGCGCTGCGGCTGCTGAAGCCGGGCGGTCACCTGATCACGTGCACCTGCTCGGCGCACGTCGACGAGGGCATGTTCGGCAGCATCATCCTCTCGGCGGCCACCGACGCGCAGATTCCGGTCGTGGTGGTGGAGAAGCGGATGCAGGCCCGCGATCATCCCGTGCTGCTCGGCGTGCCGGAGACGTACTACCTGAAGTGCTTCGTGCTGCGCCGCGCGGGGTAG
- the rpiB gene encoding ribose 5-phosphate isomerase B yields MRVALGADHAGVHLKEAVHSLLQSRGIDVHDFGTVGEASVDYPDYAAKVGRAVASGEADLGILACGTGLGMAIAANKIAGVRAAPVVDLESARLAREHNDANVLALGARVTSPEMALQIVAIFLDTSFAGGRHQRRLDKITALDNDRHC; encoded by the coding sequence ATGCGCGTGGCGCTGGGCGCGGATCATGCAGGCGTCCACCTCAAGGAAGCGGTGCACTCGCTGCTGCAGTCACGCGGCATCGACGTCCACGACTTCGGCACGGTGGGCGAAGCCTCGGTCGACTATCCGGACTACGCGGCGAAGGTCGGTCGCGCCGTGGCGTCGGGCGAGGCCGACCTCGGCATCCTGGCCTGCGGCACCGGCCTCGGGATGGCGATCGCGGCCAACAAGATCGCGGGCGTGCGTGCCGCGCCCGTCGTCGACCTCGAGAGCGCGCGATTGGCGCGCGAGCACAACGACGCCAACGTCCTGGCGCTGGGGGCGCGGGTCACTTCGCCCGAGATGGCGCTGCAGATCGTGGCGATCTTCCTCGACACTTCCTTCGCGGGCGGGCGCCACCAGCGCCGCCTGGACAAGATCACGGCGCTCGACAACGACCGTCATTGCTAG
- the glyA gene encoding serine hydroxymethyltransferase: MYHLTPLHLRPLAQVDPDIAEAIANETTRQNLGLELIASENFASTAVMAAAGSVMTNKYAEGYPGKRYYGGCEFVDVAESLAIQRAKDLFQAEHANVQPHSGAQANMAVMLSFLAPGDTILGMNLAHGGHLTHGHPLNFSGKLYNIVPYGVREDDERLDYEEVERLAHEHKPKLIVVGASAYPRIIDFERISKVARAVGARMLTDMAHIAGLVAGGVHPSPVPHSDYVTTTTHKTLRGPRGGLILCKQEYAKDIDRSVFPGVQGGPLMHIIAAKAVCFREAMEMSFRAYQAQVASNAKRLAQSLRDEGFRLVSGGTDNHLMLVDVFSKELTGKQAEAALGRAGITVNKNAIPFDKNPPMVASGIRIGTPAVTTRGMTEPEMDRIADLISAALQVPENETALAKIKLEVEELCREFPLYPPPA, translated from the coding sequence ATGTATCACCTCACGCCCCTCCACCTGCGCCCGCTGGCCCAGGTCGACCCCGACATCGCCGAGGCGATCGCCAACGAGACCACCCGGCAGAACCTCGGGCTCGAGCTGATCGCGTCGGAGAACTTCGCGAGCACGGCGGTGATGGCGGCCGCCGGCTCGGTGATGACCAACAAGTACGCCGAGGGGTACCCGGGCAAGCGGTACTACGGCGGCTGCGAGTTCGTCGACGTCGCCGAGTCGCTGGCCATCCAGCGCGCCAAGGACCTGTTCCAGGCCGAGCACGCCAACGTGCAGCCACACTCGGGCGCGCAGGCCAACATGGCCGTGATGCTGTCGTTCCTCGCGCCGGGCGACACCATCCTCGGCATGAACCTGGCGCACGGCGGGCACCTGACGCACGGCCACCCGCTGAACTTCTCGGGCAAGCTGTACAACATCGTCCCGTACGGCGTGCGTGAGGACGACGAGCGCCTCGACTACGAGGAAGTCGAGCGACTCGCCCACGAGCACAAGCCGAAGCTGATCGTCGTCGGGGCGAGCGCGTACCCGCGCATCATCGACTTCGAACGGATCTCGAAGGTGGCCAGGGCCGTCGGGGCGCGGATGCTCACCGACATGGCGCACATCGCGGGCCTGGTGGCCGGCGGCGTGCATCCGAGCCCGGTGCCGCACAGCGACTACGTCACGACGACCACGCACAAGACGCTGCGCGGCCCCCGCGGTGGCCTGATCCTGTGCAAGCAGGAGTACGCCAAGGACATCGATCGCTCGGTGTTCCCCGGCGTGCAGGGCGGCCCGCTGATGCACATCATCGCCGCCAAGGCCGTGTGCTTCCGCGAAGCGATGGAGATGAGCTTCCGCGCCTACCAGGCGCAGGTGGCCAGCAACGCCAAGCGCCTCGCGCAGTCGCTCCGCGACGAGGGTTTCCGCCTCGTGAGCGGCGGCACCGACAACCACCTGATGCTCGTCGACGTGTTCTCGAAGGAACTCACCGGCAAGCAGGCGGAAGCCGCGCTCGGCCGGGCCGGGATCACCGTCAACAAGAACGCCATCCCGTTCGACAAGAACCCGCCCATGGTGGCCTCCGGCATCCGCATCGGCACGCCGGCCGTCACCACGCGCGGGATGACCGAGCCCGAGATGGACCGCATCGCCGACCTCATCTCGGCGGCGCTGCAGGTGCCCGAGAACGAGACTGCCCTGGCCAAGATCAAGCTGGAAGTGGAAGAGCTGTGCCGGGAGTTCCCGCTCTACCCGCCCCCAGCCTGA